In Phaseolus vulgaris cultivar G19833 chromosome 10, P. vulgaris v2.0, whole genome shotgun sequence, a single genomic region encodes these proteins:
- the LOC137818030 gene encoding uncharacterized protein: MASMTEADQTSMMMALQRELAEMRKAHEKAAKKNEEEIKSLQEKNKRMKKLVEGVPSLAMTNQAGKSHATGADLQAEKDTKNDFTLEMDGESHPSKTINTTALAGPDRRHPFTDRVMETPLPDKWKGFNRDRYDGTTDPDEHVDAYTTHMSLYTTDDAVFCRVFPTSLKGSTLSWFTKLPAHSIDCFETLIAKFDVQFAISCPHHLTSIALVGIRQEKGESLKTFIDRFSKTAMSIRNLSLEVAMHHMLTALRPDPFADSLCMQPATNLDDLRRRAAKFMQLEELREFRNNARGEASGEKKEDRERQGRSRTGRDQKRDNRGPRFSRYTPLNAERSKILQEALSAELIPPPRRALSPENADRSKRCRYHKNTGHSTEECQALKDKIEELIQAGHLRRFVRGTRETRRSPCKEQTPRRRDRTPPGPRDGDRRGDRRGRRDDPPQADTRRGREVINTIAGGFGGRGSSNSARKKHLRAVHQVNLISARPRMPPITFTDEDFKGINPTQDDPMVISVDIDNFTIKKTLVDQGSSVDILYWKTFKAMRIPEEEMMPYNDHVVGFSGERVGTKGYIELYTTFGLEGASKTLKIRYLVINANTSYNILLGRSSLNKLGAIVSTPHLAMKFPSLSGDILTIHVDQKVARECYAESLRVEPTRRGPSGSRSPKRKIAGRGRSPRRHSPQPKKGITMADLDPREIEPRLEAKDELRQAELDGEDRYTSIGTAMAAANADFVHQTLKRNVDLFAWTTADLPGVHPDIITHRLSVYKESHPVAQKKRNHGEEKRLAARSEAEKLLKAGFIAGTILHLAGQRRDGQKVKWQMADVCRL, encoded by the coding sequence ATGGCAAGCATGACCGAAGCAGACCAGACATCAATGATGATGGCCCTTCAGAGGGAACTAGCAGAGATGAGGAAGGCGCACGAGAAAGCCGCTAAGAAGAACGAGGAGGAAATCAAAAGCCTCCAAGAAAAGAACAAGCGAATGAAGAAGCTGGTCGAGGGGGTGCCGTCCCTCGCCATGACCAATCAGGCCGGCAAGTCCCACGCCACCGGGGCCGACCTCCAGGCCGAGAAAGATACCAAGAACGACTTCACTCTGGAAATGGATGGAGAGTCCCATCCCAGCAAGACAATCAACACTACCGCTCTGGCGGGTCCGGACCGGCGCCATCCCTTCACCGACCGTGTCATGGAAACCCCCCTGCCGGACAAATGGAAAGGCTTCAACAGGGATCGGTACGATGGGACGACCGACCCAGATGAGCACGTGGACGCATACACGACCCACATGAGCCTATATACCACGGATGACGCAGTGTTTTGCCGAGTCTTCCCAACCTCTCTAAAGGGCAGCACTCTGAGCTGGTTCACCAAGCTCCCAGCACACTCTATAGATTGTTTCGAAACCCTAATAGCGAAGTTCGACGTCCAGTTCGCAATAAGCTGCCCTCACCACCTAACATCCATAGCACTGGTCGGCATTCGTCAAGAGAAGGGGGAGTCCCTCAAAACGTTCATTGACCGGTTCAGCAAGACCGCTATGAGCATTCGCAACCTCAGTCTCGAGGTGGCgatgcaccacatgctgaccGCCCTCAGACCCGACCCATTTGCCGATAGCCTGTGTATGCAGCCTGCTACCAACCTCGACGATCTTAGACGCCGAGCGGCgaaattcatgcagctggagGAACTTCGTGAATTCAGAAACAACGCCCGAGGCGAGGCAAGCGGGGAAAAGAAGGAGGATAGGGAGCGACAAGGAAGGTCCCGAACTGGCCGGGACCAAAAAAGGGACAATCGTGGACCCCGCTTCTCCCGCTACACACCTCTGAACGCGGAAAGGAGCAAAATTTTGCAAGAGGCCCTGAGCGCCGAGCTAATACCACCGCCCCGAAGGGCCTTGAGCCCAGAAAATGCCGACCGCAGCAAAAGGTGCCGGTACCATAAGAATACCGGCCACTCCACCGAAGAGTGCCAAGCCCTGAAGGATAAAATCGAAGAACTCATTCAAGCCGGGCATCTTAGACGCTTTGTGCGTGGGACCCGGGAGACGCGTCGCTCCCCATGCAAGGAGCAAACGCCTAGGAGAAGAGACCGAACCCCCCCAGGCCCACGAGACGGCGACAGGCGAGGAGACCGACGGGGACGAAGAGACGACCCCCCACAAGCTGACACTCGCAGAGGCCGAGAGGTAATCAACACCATAGCCGGAGGGTTCGGCGGCAGAGGCAGTTCCAACAGCGCACGCAAGAAGCACCTACGCGCCGTCCACCAAGTAAACCTCATCTCCGCCCGGCCAAGAATGCCACCAATCACGTTCACAGACGAAGATTTCAAGGGGATAAACCCGACCCAAGACGACCCCATGGTGATATCGGTCGATATCGATAACTTTACGATCAAGAAGACCCTTGTGGATCAAGGGAGCTCGGTCGACATACTATACTGGAAGACCTTCAAAGCCATGAGAATCCCGGAGGAGGAAATGATGCCCTACAACGACCACGTGGTCGGCTTCTCGGGGGAACGCGTGGGGACGAAGGGTTACATAGAGCTGTACACAACGTTCGGCCTGGAAGGGGCCAGCAAAACCCTCAAGATCAGATACCTGGTCATAAACGCCAACACatcctacaacatcctcctcggcAGGTCGTCCCTTAACAAGCTCGGAGCGATCGTCTCCACGCCCCACCTAGCAATGAAATTCCCTTCCCTCTCAGGCGACATCCTGACCATCCACGTAGATCAAAAGGTCGCTCGAGAGTGCTACGCCGAAAGCCTACGAGTCGAGCCTACACGACGGGGACCCAGCGGCAGCCGTTCGCCTAAGCGAAAGATCGCCGGCCGTGGGAGAAGTCCCCGCCGGCACTCACCCCAGCCTAAGAAGGGTATCACCATGGCAGATCTGGATCCCAGGGAAATCGAGCCAAGACTCGAAGCCAAGGACGAGCTACGCCAAGCCGAACTCGACGGGGAGGACCGGTACACGAGCATAGGCACAGCAATGGCCGCCGCCAATGCGGACTTCGTTCACCAAACTCTCAAGAGGAACGTAGACCTCTTTGCCTGGACGACTGCCGACTTACCGGGCGTCCATCCAGACATCATCACCCATCGCCTTTCGGTGTACAAAGAATCGCATCCAGTggcacaaaagaaaagaaaccatGGAGAGGAAAAGCG